One genomic region from Xyrauchen texanus isolate HMW12.3.18 chromosome 16, RBS_HiC_50CHRs, whole genome shotgun sequence encodes:
- the LOC127657243 gene encoding F-box only protein 30-like, producing MEGLHLHCLNCVNQRCMIRPEASISCDLMGCPLVCGAVFHSCKLNEHRLLCLYERVPCLNCGFGCPFTIARVKMAQHLETCPASIVCCTMEWNRWPVSYADSKSYENLSKDVYDVEQLDMALALQDQRMLLESLKVATTVSKIVKEQNQENERMNSIPQESDTDNELIRMDEELYSQPYIASVENSRALAETLDILSSANNINLIVDDGNGEEENGICNKFSNGDGDPTNDGLKESDTDSDSELGAVGGADCPFPLPEEEDDWLENSGYGESSEEEEEVNGGIELKGYHDEGDDDNQVKLKRVLLERAARINGSSNVRQVSPPLSMPIVAPEPEMAPLPQLPLPLPIPLPNQMHNNVLHHMPFRIEDQWLQRKLENLQVLRGMSLFTINGRMTLFSDPYLFKAKMEDKAVDTSDLVVADDPMGLHGIDLITAALLFCLGDSPGGRGISDSRFVDGYRINFGTQTFSLPSAILATSTMVGDIASASACDHASPQLSNPSPFHTLRLDLVLECVARYQTKQRSMFTFVCGQLFRRDEFSSHFKNVHGDIHAGLNGWMEQRCPLAYYGCTYSQRRLCPSVQGFKIIHDRHLGSFGVQPGLEECSDDLLSRNTCLFDSHCDQLSGMPFELLQHIASFLDGFSLCQLSRVSRTMRDVCASLLLSRGMVVLLWVKTQRADGTSSWQIQDKVWRFSTAFGTVNEWKFANISSMADHMKTCKFNTVSRREDAIPLPCMNFTRELTKEGRSLRSVLKPVI from the exons ATGGAAGGCCTTCATCTCCATTGCCTGAACTGTGTGAACCAACGATGTATGATAAGACCAGAGGCTAGCATTTCCTGTGACCTCATGGGTTGCCCTCTTGtgtgtggggctgtttttcaCTCATGTAAACTGAATGAACACCGTTTACTGTGCCTTTATGAAAGAGTGCCATGTCTGAACTGTGGATTTGGATGTCCATTTACCATTGCCAGGGTCAAAATGGCACAGCACCTTGAAACATGCCCAGCCAGCATTGTGTGTTGCACTATGGAATGGAATCGATGGCCGGTAAGTTATGCAGATAGCAAGTCCTACGAGAACTTGAGTAAAGATGTTTATGATGTGGAGCAGCTTGACATGGCTTTGGCCCTACAGGATCAACGAATGTTACTGGAATCTCTTAAAGTTGCAACCACTGTGTCAAAAATTGTCAAAGAGCAAAATCAGGAAAATGAAAGGATGAACTCCATCCCACAGGAGTCGGATACGGATAATGAATTGATCAGAATGGATGAGGAACTGTACAGTCAGCCGTACATTGCTTCTGTTGAAAACAGTAGAGCTTTAGCAGAAACTTTGGACATTCTCAGTAGTGCAAATAATATTAACTTGATTGTAGATGATGGCAATGGTGAGGAAGAGAATGGAATTTGCAACAAATTCAGTAATGGAGATGGGGACCCTACGAATGATGGCTTGAAGGAAAGTGACACAGATTCAGACTCTGAGTTGGGAGCTGTTGGTGGAGCTGACTGTCCTTTTCCTTTACCTGAAGAAGAAGATGATTGGTTAGAAAACAGTGGATATGGTGAGTCTTCtgaagaagaagaggaagtgAACGGTGGGATAGAACTCAAAGGATATCATGATGAAGGGGATGATGACAACCAGGTCAAACTTAAAAGGGTTCTTCTGGAACGAGCTGCAAGGATCAATGGTTCCTCCAATGTTAGGCAAGTGTCGCCTCCTCTTTCCATGCCTATTGTAGCACCGGAGCCAGAAATGGCCCCTTTGCCCCAACTACCTCTCCCTTTGCCCATCCCTTTGCCTAACCAGATGCACAACAATGTTCTGCACCATATGCCTTTTAGAATTGAAGACCAATGGTTGCAGCGCAAATTGGAGAACCTCCAGGTACTCAGGGGCATGAGTTTGTTTACAATCAATGGGCGAATGACTCTGTTTTCTGACCCCTATTTATTCAAAGCCAAGATGGAGGATAAGGCAGTGGACACATCGGACCTTGTCGTGGCAGATGATCCAATGGGCCTGCATGGCATTGACCTCATTACCGCTGCCTTGCTCTTCTGTTTGGGTGACTCGCCTGGGGGCAGGGGCATCTCGGACAGCCGTTTTGTTGATGGGTATCGCATCAACTTTGGTACACAGACCTTCTCCCTCCCTTCTGCCATACTGGCTACCAGCACCATGGTAGGCGACATTGCCTCAGCGTCTGCCTGTGATCATGCAAGTCCGCAACTATCCAACCCAAGCCCATTCCACACCCTGAGGTTAGACCTGGTTCTAGAGTGCGTGGCTCGCTATCAAACCAAGCAACGCTCCATGTTTACTTTTGTGTGTGGGCAGCTGTTTCGTAGGGATGAGTTCTCCTCCCATTTTAAGAACGTTCATGGGGACATCCATGCAGgtctgaatggatggatggagcaAAGATGCCCATTGGCTTACTATGGATGCACATACTCACAAAGGAGGCTATGCCCCTCGGTGCAAGGTTTCAAAATCATCCATGACAGACATTTGGGCTCATTTGGAGTGCAGCCTGGTCTAGAAGAGTGTTCAGATGACCTACTCTCCAGAAACACCTGTCTGTTTGACTCCCACTGTGACCAACTTAGTGGCATGCCATTTGAGTTACTCCAGCATATTGCAAGCTTCCTTGATGGTTTTAGCCTGTGCCAATTGTCCAGAGTGTCTCGCACCATGAGGGATGTGTGTGCCAGTTTACTGCTGTCCCGTGGCATGGTGGTCCTCCTGTGGGTGAAGACACAGCGTGCTGATGGAACCTCATCCTGGCAGATACAAGACAAG GTGTGGCGATTCAGTACAGCTTTTGGCACTGTAAATGAGTGGAAGTTTGCGAACATTTCCAGCATGGCGGATCACATGAAGACATGCAAGTTCAACACAGTATCACGCAGGGAAGACGCTATCCCTCTTCCATGCATGAATTTCACGAGAGAACTTACTAAGGAGGGACGCTCACTGCGATCAGTGCTGAAACCAGTGATATAG